CGGCATTTTATAATATCCCTTCATCACGTTCGGTCCACGAACAATCAATTCCCCGACTTCACCGGCCGGAACTTCCTCGCCTAGTTCATCGACTACTTTATTCTCTACATTAAGAATATTTGTTCCGATTGAACCAGGCTTGCGCGGTTTATCCAAGGGATTAAACGCCGTAACCGGCGAAGCTTCTGAAAGTCCATACCCCTCAGAAACTCTAACGTTGAATTGCTTTTCAAAATGATGAAGCAAAGCTACCGGCATCGAAGAGCCCCCTGAAATACAGAGCCGGATTGTGTTGAAACTTCCCGCCCTATCCTTCCCTGCTTGCAGGAGATAGTTATACATCGTTGGCACACCGGCAAATACGGTTGCATGAAATTTTTCAACTGCGGAAAAGACAGCTTGTGGAGAGAACTTCGGGATAACAAGCACCGTTCCCCCTCTCATCAATGGGGCATTAAGTGCAACGGTTAAACAGAATACGTGGAACATAGGTAAGGCAGCCACCACTTGATCACTGCTGCTGAATTGTAAATAATCTCCTACATCTGAAGCATTGGAATAAAGATTCTTATGAGTAAGCATCGCTCCCTTAGGCTTACCGGTCGTTCCAGATGTGTAAAGAATAACAGCCACTTCCTCCTCTTTTAAAACGGGAGGAGAAAATGCCTGTTTCCCTCCCACTTCCAACACCTCTGTAAACGATTTCATTTTATCTCGCAGCGAAGAAGAAGTCAGATCTACCCCGGTGCTTGAATCCGCAACAAAATAACGCTGAACCTCAAGCATGTGATCCATATGTTCAAATTTTTCCATCAATGCATCCAAAGTAATTACAGCGCGGACATCTCCATTTTTCAAAATATAATTCATTTCCGCGATCGTGTACGTAGGATTAATAGGAATGACGGTTAACCCCGCCCTTAAAGCACCATAAAAACCGATCATAAAGACAGGACTGTTTCCACAGACTAACGCAATGTGATCTCCTTTCTCATAGCTGAGCGATTTTAAATAAGAGGCAAAATGATTCACAGAAGCATTAAACTCTCCATAGCTTACTTTTTGACCTTGAAATATGTAAGCATCTTTGGAAGGGTTCATTTGAGCAACGTTGTCCAACTGTTCACTTAAATTCATCCTTATGCTTCCCCCAAGCATGTAATGAATGAATACTCATTCATTAGAATTTTAAAAATATTCAATTTAATTATAAATTACCCGAAATTATTTGACAAATAAATAGTTAAAAATGGTGTCTTTCTCACTTAGAGAAAAACACCATTCGGCTGGATTAATAAACCATTTCAACGAAATCTTCTTTCGTGATTTTACCTAAATAATGGGGAATGTCTTTTCCTTCAAGGGCGTTCGCAATAGCCTGGCGTTCATATTTGATCCCAATCAGGCTTTGTTCGATATCGCCAATATCACCGACGCCAAAAAAGTCCCCATATATTTTCACATTCCTTATATATCCTTTTGTTACATCAAGCCGTACATCATAACTCCCTGCTCCTTCAATGCGTTTCGTATGCTGGATATTGAATTTAGGTGATTTTCCATAATTCCAATCCCAGTTCTGATATCGATCCTCAGAGATTTTGTGAATTTCTTTCCAATCATCCTCAGTCAATCGATATTCAGGAACGTCTTTAACATCTTCTACATTAAAAATGTAGCGTAACAGAAGCTCTTTAAATTCTTTCATTGAAATATTATCATCCAAAAATTCAGAAATGTTTGCTACACGGCTCCGGATCGATTTAATTCCTTTAGATCTAATTTTCTCAGTTTTTACATTTAGAGCCGACACTACATTTTCGATTTCAGAATCAAGCATTAAGGTCCCGTGGCTGAACATACGGCCTCTAGTCGTAAACTGAGCGTTTCCGGAAATTTTTCTGCCGTCGACCACGATATCATTTCTGCCTGAGAGCTCTGCTTGAACACCTAAACGCCGTAATGCCTGCGTAACTGGTTCCGTGAATTTAGCAAAGTCATGGAAGCTGTCACCATCATCCTTCGTAATGAAGCTGAAGCACAAATTCTGTAAGTCGTGGTAAACCGCCCCGCCTCCAGAAAGTCTGCGGACCACGTGAATGCCATGATCCTCCACGTAGCTTGTATTAATTTCTTCCACCGTATTTTGATTCTTCCCTATAATAATGGAGGGTTCATTAATATAAAAGAGGAGATAAGTTTCATTAATATCCAAGTTTTTTAAAGCGTATTCTTCTATAGCCAGGTTGATGCTAGGATTGTTTATTCCCTGGTTGTCTATAAATAGCATCGCTCCTCATCCTTTCGTAATAGATTACCTCCTCTTATTGTAATAAAATTGTCCTAAAGAAACAATTATTGCTCCCTTTTACGCCAGGTCAATCCTTCATCCGCTACTACTATATGTCCTTTAAAGGAGTCCTCAGCCTCCTGCTTCAGCTTAGTGAGATTTCCAAAATGAGGCAAGTGACTCAAATACAGTGTCTCCACTTGAGCTTCCCTTGCAATGGAGGCAACTTCCTCACTCGTCATATGGCCGGGCTTACTGCCGTCCATCCCTTTATAAAAGTTCGTATCCGTAATAAGAAGATCCGCTCCTTTGGCGAAGCTCTTCCATTCTTCAAAGTAACTACTGTCTGCTGTATAAACCACTGTATCCATTCCGTCAGTCAACCTCATTCCAAAACAAGAGACAGGATGCTGCGTCCTTTGAAAGTCGATCGTAAAAGGCCCCAGCTGTAAGGTCTGCTCTGGATCATAGGCCACTCCCTTCGTGTATTCATGGGTTAATTGCTCAAAGGCTGTCTGATCTTCCTGATGTCCATAGATGGGAAGTACATGATTTGTTTCATTTAGCGTATTTTGTACTTTCCAAGAATATTGAAGCACCCCGATGTCTGCAATATGGTCATGATGGTAATGAGACAAAATAACAGCGTCAATATCCGTTACTCCTATAAATTGCTGTAGTCTGGAAAGCACACCGCTGCCGCAATCGACTAATAGCTTAAATCCGTCATGCTCTACTAAGTACCCTGAGGTAGCGCCTCCGGCTGAAGGATACGCTCCCCAGAATCCAATAACAGTCAGTTTCATTTGACTCACTCCTTGTAACTATTTTACTAATTTTAAATTGTTTTATAACAGGTTGTTGATTTCTGCATATTGTTATAATACAATGACTTTAACAAAATTTAAATGGAGGCGATGAGCAATGATGAGTATCCTTGAATTTTTTAGAAACCTTCCTAAAAAGCAGTGTTCAAATTGCGGAAAAACGATTCAGGAACAAGCCGATTGTTACAGTAACCTTTGCGAAGAATGCGACCATCCTGCCCGCTAATGGTTTATATTCCACAAAACATTCAATATGGAACGTAAAATTTATTGGGCAGCTGACTTCAGCTGCTTTTTTTTGTTTTTTTACTGCATTTATTTGATCCTTGAACGCCCTGTTATACAACAAAAAACCCGCGAGTCTCCGCGGGTTTACTGAAATGATAAAGTTTTTCGTTTGGATGAGTTTCTCACTAATAGATGGTGGTCATACACGTAACGGCTGGGCTGGTACACTTTCTTATGAACAATTTGACTGTATAATACTTCAATTGTCTTTTCAGCCATCTCACGAACAGGCTGACTAATGGTAGTAATCGAAGGAACCATAAGCAATGAAAGCATTTGATTATCAAATCCAGTGACTGCGATATCTCCTGGGATCTTCCACGCAGACTGACCGGCTTCATAAATGATTCCGGCGGCAACTTCATCTGATCCCGTAAAAATTCCGTCAACCTCCGGGAAATTTTCGGTAAGGTCATAAAAAGCTCTTTGGCCATCCTGTACGTTTTCTGCCCAGTCAATCACCATTTCTGTATGAAAGGTGATGGCTTTTTCCTGAAGCGCTTCGGTAAATCCAAGTTTTCTTTCAAAAGAAACATGGCTTTCGCGTCCACCTGAAACATAAGCAATTCGACGACAACCTTGCTCAATTAAATGCATTGTGGATTCGTACGCCGCTAAACGATGATCCATATGAACCATCGACACTTGAGACTCTGCTCGATATTCATTACATAAAACGATAGGACCTGACTGTAAAAAAGGTTCGATCTCTTCCCATTCGTTTATAACAGAGGTCATCACAACTCCATCGACTTGCTTTGTATGTAACAGCTGTAAATAATCCAGCTCTTTCTGTTTAGAGTCATGAGTTTGGCAGACAATGACTTGGTAGCCCAGTTCAGATGCCCGTTCCTCCATCGCTTCGATCAAATTTCCATAAAAAGGGTTTGTAACCCTTGGTAGTAAAACAGCTATGGTTTCTGTTTTTTGGCTTCTTAGTCTTCTTGCTGAAGAATTAGGGACATATCCCAGCTGCTTCATCGCCTGAATAATCCGCTGCTTCTTCTCCTCTGTCACATATGGCTGATCGTTTATGACTCTTGAGACTGTGGTCCGTGAAAGCCCTGCCAGCTTTGCTACATCTTCAATAGTAGCCATATCCAATTCCCCCTGCTGTCAACTTCTTAATGAAATCGCTTTCATATTCAAGGATACTAATCATTTTCATGACTTGCAAGCAATTTCTTCCTAACCGGCAGCAGTCAGGGAGAAGACTTTTATCCGCATTAGGCGCTTATTTTATTTTTTACGGGTAATAAATCTCACGAAAAAAAGCTTGTAGAGATTTTCTACAAGCTGGAAAACACGCTTCTTTCGGCTTTATTTTATTCGAACAAATAATTAAGCACATGATTAACAGCAGCTTCTCCCTGATCAATGCAATCAGGAAGACCAATGCCTCTGAATCCTCCCCCGGCTAAATATACACCCGGCAGCTCTGTTCGCATTTTTGCT
This Halobacillus salinarum DNA region includes the following protein-coding sequences:
- a CDS encoding fatty acid--CoA ligase family protein, which translates into the protein MNLSEQLDNVAQMNPSKDAYIFQGQKVSYGEFNASVNHFASYLKSLSYEKGDHIALVCGNSPVFMIGFYGALRAGLTVIPINPTYTIAEMNYILKNGDVRAVITLDALMEKFEHMDHMLEVQRYFVADSSTGVDLTSSSLRDKMKSFTEVLEVGGKQAFSPPVLKEEEVAVILYTSGTTGKPKGAMLTHKNLYSNASDVGDYLQFSSSDQVVAALPMFHVFCLTVALNAPLMRGGTVLVIPKFSPQAVFSAVEKFHATVFAGVPTMYNYLLQAGKDRAGSFNTIRLCISGGSSMPVALLHHFEKQFNVRVSEGYGLSEASPVTAFNPLDKPRKPGSIGTNILNVENKVVDELGEEVPAGEVGELIVRGPNVMKGYYKMPEETAVSIRDNWLYTGDMARMDDEGYFYIVDRKKDMILVGGYNVYPREVEEVLYEHPDISEAAVVGSPDPEKGEVAVGFVVTSNSALSEEVLIDFCKEHLVKYKVPAKIEFMEELPKNTTGKILRKSLRDKLPHS
- a CDS encoding lipoate--protein ligase, giving the protein MLFIDNQGINNPSINLAIEEYALKNLDINETYLLFYINEPSIIIGKNQNTVEEINTSYVEDHGIHVVRRLSGGGAVYHDLQNLCFSFITKDDGDSFHDFAKFTEPVTQALRRLGVQAELSGRNDIVVDGRKISGNAQFTTRGRMFSHGTLMLDSEIENVVSALNVKTEKIRSKGIKSIRSRVANISEFLDDNISMKEFKELLLRYIFNVEDVKDVPEYRLTEDDWKEIHKISEDRYQNWDWNYGKSPKFNIQHTKRIEGAGSYDVRLDVTKGYIRNVKIYGDFFGVGDIGDIEQSLIGIKYERQAIANALEGKDIPHYLGKITKEDFVEMVY
- a CDS encoding MBL fold metallo-hydrolase, producing MKLTVIGFWGAYPSAGGATSGYLVEHDGFKLLVDCGSGVLSRLQQFIGVTDIDAVILSHYHHDHIADIGVLQYSWKVQNTLNETNHVLPIYGHQEDQTAFEQLTHEYTKGVAYDPEQTLQLGPFTIDFQRTQHPVSCFGMRLTDGMDTVVYTADSSYFEEWKSFAKGADLLITDTNFYKGMDGSKPGHMTSEEVASIAREAQVETLYLSHLPHFGNLTKLKQEAEDSFKGHIVVADEGLTWRKREQ
- the yhfH gene encoding protein YhfH — its product is MMSILEFFRNLPKKQCSNCGKTIQEQADCYSNLCEECDHPAR
- a CDS encoding LacI family DNA-binding transcriptional regulator — translated: MATIEDVAKLAGLSRTTVSRVINDQPYVTEEKKQRIIQAMKQLGYVPNSSARRLRSQKTETIAVLLPRVTNPFYGNLIEAMEERASELGYQVIVCQTHDSKQKELDYLQLLHTKQVDGVVMTSVINEWEEIEPFLQSGPIVLCNEYRAESQVSMVHMDHRLAAYESTMHLIEQGCRRIAYVSGGRESHVSFERKLGFTEALQEKAITFHTEMVIDWAENVQDGQRAFYDLTENFPEVDGIFTGSDEVAAGIIYEAGQSAWKIPGDIAVTGFDNQMLSLLMVPSITTISQPVREMAEKTIEVLYSQIVHKKVYQPSRYVYDHHLLVRNSSKRKTLSFQ